The following proteins come from a genomic window of Lachnoclostridium phytofermentans ISDg:
- a CDS encoding helix-turn-helix domain-containing protein — MYKIMLADDEGIVIESLKYIIKHNFGDECTVESAKTGRNAIELSEIFRPEIVIMDIKMPGINGIEAMREIKKYFPGMIFIVMSAYDKFDYAKEAINLGVLEYLHKPVSKERIVEVLRRAMQLIDMERKKRSNELIVREKMEAVIPILENGFIYTLLLQEFEREDVANFKNLLEIPYDYGYMMVLDCGEEQIGSQMTNAIGTSVSIQNHYKEIREYIRSVIELGVVGPVMANKVVIFIPYENMIMDYEERIRVIEQARVLIRQLKSHMDIRIRIGIGSVYFVSDAVKSYSEALKSLLETTGSIAHVDDLPLTCVYEEDYPIIIEKTIFEAIQKGDVKLAVTSTHQFFEWMVKTYPDCMTDIKLKVIEFVLWAEHIAYENGGMIYEFRSRRDYLPTIVEIEQYDALRLWFAERIEIACRNVENKKKVTSISTVEKAKLYIRDNYQKDLSLEEVSRQVDISPYYFSKVFKEETGTNFIDYLTELRMSVAKQLLLESERSMKEIGIMVGYSDPNYFSRSFKKNIGITPTEYKEGGGA, encoded by the coding sequence ATGTATAAAATTATGCTAGCAGATGATGAGGGAATTGTAATTGAGTCATTAAAATATATTATCAAACATAATTTTGGAGATGAATGTACGGTAGAGTCTGCAAAGACTGGGCGGAATGCGATTGAGCTTTCGGAAATCTTTCGGCCAGAGATTGTCATCATGGATATTAAAATGCCTGGAATCAATGGTATTGAAGCAATGAGAGAGATTAAGAAATATTTTCCGGGCATGATATTTATTGTAATGAGTGCATATGATAAATTTGACTATGCAAAAGAGGCAATTAATCTTGGCGTTTTAGAATATTTACATAAACCTGTGAGCAAAGAACGAATTGTCGAAGTTTTGCGAAGGGCTATGCAACTCATTGATATGGAACGAAAGAAACGTAGTAATGAATTAATAGTTCGTGAAAAGATGGAAGCGGTCATACCTATCCTTGAAAATGGATTTATTTATACCCTTTTATTACAAGAGTTTGAAAGAGAAGATGTTGCTAATTTTAAGAACTTACTTGAAATTCCTTATGATTATGGTTATATGATGGTTCTGGATTGTGGAGAAGAGCAGATTGGTTCTCAAATGACGAATGCCATAGGAACCAGTGTTAGTATTCAAAATCATTACAAAGAAATTAGAGAATATATCCGTAGTGTTATTGAATTAGGGGTTGTGGGGCCCGTTATGGCGAATAAAGTAGTGATATTCATACCATATGAAAATATGATTATGGATTATGAAGAGCGAATTCGAGTAATTGAACAAGCAAGAGTTCTAATTCGCCAGTTAAAAAGCCACATGGATATCCGTATTCGAATTGGAATTGGTTCTGTCTATTTTGTGTCCGATGCAGTAAAGTCTTATAGCGAGGCCCTTAAATCATTGCTTGAAACGACAGGTTCCATAGCCCATGTGGACGATTTACCATTAACTTGTGTCTATGAAGAGGATTACCCAATTATTATAGAAAAAACAATCTTTGAAGCGATACAAAAAGGTGATGTAAAACTTGCAGTTACCTCTACCCATCAATTTTTTGAATGGATGGTAAAGACATATCCAGATTGTATGACAGATATTAAATTAAAGGTTATTGAATTTGTGTTATGGGCAGAGCATATTGCCTATGAGAATGGTGGAATGATTTATGAATTTCGTTCCAGAAGAGACTACTTACCAACCATTGTTGAAATTGAGCAATACGATGCACTTCGTCTTTGGTTTGCAGAACGTATTGAGATTGCCTGTCGGAATGTGGAGAATAAGAAAAAAGTAACTTCGATTAGTACCGTAGAGAAGGCAAAACTATACATAAGGGATAATTATCAGAAAGATTTGTCATTAGAAGAAGTATCTAGGCAAGTGGATATTAGCCCATATTATTTTAGTAAGGTGTTTAAAGAAGAAACAGGAACTAATTTTATTGATTATCTTACGGAACTTCGGATGTCAGTCGCGAAGCAATTACTTCTTGAGTCAGAACGAAGTATGAAAGAGATCGGTATTATGGTGGGGTATAGTGATCCAAATTATTTTAGCAGGTCATTTAAGAAGAATATTGGTATCACACCAACAGAGTATAAAGAGGGAGGGGGAGCGTGA
- a CDS encoding DUF3298 and DUF4163 domain-containing protein, translating to MNNNLDGAPLTEDLTKLEDNRHLLALKKAYHQIEVPMDAVERLKDTIHEANAKKRRRSWFQGSVTILAAACLCIVFLLNSSATIAQAMSRIPGLGGLFEAVTFRHYENSTDDYYAKVDIPKIVYYGMDESESITAVNQEIKGYVERLIAKFESDIKVDGSIHQSMEVTYHVILNNDHWFSLRIDVVEAIASSYEHTLFYHIDKSTGEMIQLKDMFLESSDYTSVISEEIKRQMKENIKNGTDVYLLGDDDNNVDDFMIDKNQSFYINDSQDIVIHFDDYEIAPGSEGSKDFVISKDVVKDILK from the coding sequence ATGAATAACAATTTAGATGGAGCCCCCCTGACGGAAGATTTAACGAAATTAGAGGATAATCGTCACTTGCTTGCATTAAAAAAAGCATATCATCAAATAGAAGTTCCAATGGATGCGGTTGAAAGATTAAAAGATACCATTCACGAAGCAAATGCAAAGAAGAGAAGAAGAAGTTGGTTTCAAGGCAGTGTTACTATATTAGCTGCTGCATGTCTTTGTATCGTTTTTCTGTTAAATAGTAGTGCTACAATTGCACAAGCGATGAGTAGAATACCGGGTTTAGGAGGTTTATTTGAAGCAGTAACCTTCCGTCATTATGAAAATTCTACCGATGATTACTATGCGAAAGTGGACATACCAAAGATTGTCTATTATGGTATGGATGAATCAGAATCAATTACGGCGGTTAATCAAGAGATCAAAGGTTATGTCGAAAGATTAATAGCCAAATTTGAATCAGATATTAAAGTGGATGGAAGTATTCATCAAAGTATGGAAGTTACGTATCATGTAATATTAAATAATGATCATTGGTTTTCTCTTCGTATTGATGTGGTGGAGGCAATAGCTTCTAGTTATGAACATACACTTTTCTATCATATCGATAAATCAACTGGTGAAATGATTCAGCTTAAAGACATGTTTCTTGAATCCAGTGATTATACCAGTGTCATTAGCGAAGAAATAAAACGACAGATGAAAGAAAATATCAAAAATGGAACAGATGTGTATCTATTAGGTGATGATGATAATAACGTTGATGACTTTATGATAGATAAAAACCAAAGCTTTTACATCAACGATTCACAGGATATTGTAATTCATTTTGATGATTATGAAATTGCACCAGGTTCGGAAGGAAGTAAAGATTTCGTTATTTCGAAAGATGTAGTGAAAGATATTTTAAAATAA
- a CDS encoding sensor histidine kinase yields MGRKNEFVGISLQVKLMLAFAATIVLVFGMNAYMYVNINNFINRLDSIYVSNINLNELEEELTNVQTSMTKFLNTKTTDAMEEYYKHEQSYRNAIKSLKDEKSSDKLILMERNIKKMSEHYLLLTNQTIEAKRGRNVEKYKVRYENATASYTYISTYIYSLNNGLFKNNSMNYLALSNSIRSLERLSTFLIMSIASGNIIVILILTQTITRPLKILAKTANQVAEGNFDVEVVEVSSHDEVGVVTKAFDQMVISIRDYITRLKESVENERNLKERELRMESHLKDAQLKYLQAQINPHFLFNTLNAGAQLAMFEGAESTCEYVQNVAEFFRYSIKKNHEVVALHEEIELVDHYIYILNVRFSGAIHYEKHIDDRLTEITVPSMILQPIVENSFQYGLRDIEWEGKIVLSVYLNEEEVCVSIFDNGIGMDEEQVKQINTRKTRENVGDKDSNGIGLSNVMERLSLYFNQSQIVTVSSEGKNCGTEVTFRLPWKQEEKHV; encoded by the coding sequence ATGGGAAGAAAGAATGAGTTTGTTGGGATATCGTTACAGGTAAAGCTAATGTTAGCCTTTGCTGCGACGATTGTTCTGGTCTTTGGAATGAATGCATATATGTATGTGAATATCAACAATTTTATCAATCGATTGGATTCCATCTATGTTAGTAATATTAATTTGAATGAGTTGGAAGAGGAACTTACGAATGTTCAAACCAGTATGACTAAGTTTTTAAATACGAAGACAACAGATGCGATGGAAGAGTATTATAAACATGAGCAAAGTTACAGAAATGCAATCAAGTCATTAAAAGATGAGAAATCTTCTGATAAGTTAATACTCATGGAACGAAATATCAAGAAGATGTCAGAGCATTATCTATTGTTAACAAATCAAACCATAGAGGCTAAGCGTGGTCGAAATGTTGAGAAATATAAAGTTCGGTATGAGAATGCAACGGCATCCTATACCTATATTAGTACATATATTTATAGTTTAAATAATGGATTGTTTAAAAATAACTCGATGAATTACTTAGCTCTTTCTAATTCGATACGATCGTTAGAACGTTTGAGTACATTTCTAATCATGTCCATTGCTTCTGGTAATATCATTGTTATTCTAATCCTAACGCAAACGATTACCAGACCTCTGAAAATACTGGCTAAAACAGCGAACCAGGTTGCAGAGGGAAATTTTGATGTAGAAGTAGTTGAAGTCAGTAGTCATGATGAGGTAGGAGTTGTGACCAAAGCGTTTGATCAGATGGTGATAAGCATTCGTGATTATATCACTAGACTGAAAGAAAGCGTAGAGAATGAACGAAATTTAAAAGAGCGGGAGTTACGAATGGAATCACATCTAAAAGATGCTCAATTAAAATATCTTCAAGCTCAGATTAATCCACATTTTTTATTTAATACATTAAATGCTGGTGCTCAGCTTGCAATGTTTGAAGGTGCAGAATCCACCTGTGAATATGTTCAAAATGTGGCTGAATTCTTTCGTTATAGTATTAAGAAAAATCATGAGGTGGTAGCACTTCATGAGGAAATCGAACTGGTTGACCATTATATATATATTTTAAATGTGCGATTTTCTGGAGCAATCCATTATGAGAAACACATTGATGATAGATTGACTGAAATCACAGTTCCAAGTATGATTTTACAGCCTATTGTTGAGAATAGCTTCCAATATGGATTACGTGATATTGAATGGGAAGGGAAAATAGTACTGTCGGTATACTTAAATGAAGAAGAGGTTTGCGTCAGTATATTTGACAATGGTATTGGTATGGATGAAGAACAGGTGAAACAAATTAATACCAGAAAAACAAGAGAGAATGTGGGGGATAAGGACTCGAATGGCATTGGACTTAGTAATGTTATGGAGAGATTGTCGCTTTATTTTAACCAAAGTCAAATAGTAACTGTATCAAGCGAGGGGAAGAACTGTGGAACGGAGGTAACATTTCGCTTACCATGGAAGCAGGAGGAGAAACATGTATAA
- a CDS encoding substrate-binding domain-containing protein, which produces MKKSIALLFLSFILLFSGCNKGHREIEETKKEEPKKIQIGMSFDSFVIERWQRDRDIFVATANDLGAEVNVQNASGDVNEQVRQIEYFIEKQVDAIVIIGIDSEKLSTVVKKAKEKGIKIIAYDRLIMNADVDLYISFDNEAVGKMMASAFVENGLTKGKVLMFCGPMTDNNVSMIEKGFQSVIKEHDIEILDILHADNWRAEETRKYVNEHIDVVKEADAIMCGNDGLAGQTIYDLAELRLAGKVMVVGQDADLEACQRIVEGTQLMTVYKPVAKLAQAAAEDTIKLVLGEELGATSEINDGSYDVPYIALETIAVTAKNLEEVIINSGFHLKEDVYLNVPEEMPK; this is translated from the coding sequence GTGAAGAAAAGTATTGCATTACTATTCTTAAGTTTTATTCTCCTATTCTCTGGATGTAACAAAGGTCATCGAGAAATTGAGGAAACAAAGAAGGAGGAACCCAAAAAAATACAAATTGGAATGAGCTTTGACTCCTTTGTGATTGAAAGATGGCAGAGAGATCGTGATATATTTGTTGCAACTGCCAATGACCTAGGTGCAGAAGTCAATGTTCAAAATGCCAGTGGGGATGTGAATGAACAGGTACGGCAAATAGAATACTTCATTGAAAAACAAGTGGATGCGATTGTAATCATTGGAATTGATTCCGAGAAACTTTCCACAGTTGTAAAAAAAGCAAAGGAAAAAGGAATTAAAATCATTGCATATGATAGGCTGATTATGAATGCAGATGTAGATCTCTATATTTCCTTTGATAATGAAGCTGTTGGGAAGATGATGGCGTCAGCATTTGTCGAGAACGGGCTAACGAAAGGGAAAGTACTTATGTTTTGCGGCCCAATGACTGACAATAATGTTTCAATGATTGAAAAAGGATTCCAAAGTGTCATCAAGGAACATGATATTGAGATTCTAGACATACTTCATGCGGATAATTGGAGAGCAGAGGAAACTAGAAAGTATGTAAATGAACATATCGATGTAGTAAAAGAAGCAGATGCCATTATGTGTGGTAATGATGGTCTTGCAGGACAAACGATTTACGATTTGGCAGAACTTAGATTAGCAGGTAAGGTCATGGTAGTCGGACAAGATGCAGATCTTGAGGCATGTCAAAGGATAGTAGAGGGAACGCAGTTAATGACTGTTTATAAGCCAGTTGCAAAACTTGCTCAAGCGGCTGCAGAGGATACGATTAAACTAGTACTAGGCGAAGAGCTAGGCGCTACCTCTGAGATTAATGATGGAAGTTACGATGTTCCTTATATTGCTCTTGAAACAATTGCTGTTACTGCAAAGAATTTAGAGGAAGTAATCATAAATAGCGGATTTCATCTAAAGGAGGATGTATATCTGAATGTTCCAGAAGAAATGCCAAAATAA
- a CDS encoding sugar ABC transporter substrate-binding protein — MLIFKNQIENVVRQMDVLTAKEYDSYYAMIVGDQSSSFWKSVYQSAKSAGEEDNTLVEFMGDELASTFSKEELMQIAIASKVDGIFLEADESEALTTLIDEAVMQGIPVITVLGDNTESNRLSYVGVNNYNLGKMYGKQVLDIANGEECNVLVLMSNNTEDWGQNILYASIYETLKTVTNADNFIHMRSIKIEEESTFAAEESIRDIFVKEGSIPDILICLNELNTTCAYQAVVDYNKVGEVNILGYYDSDVIIKAVERNVIYSTIKVNTEQIGRYLIEAMKEYQMTGHANEYYTVDTALITSDNLKEFTLGGKDGKKE, encoded by the coding sequence ATGCTAATTTTTAAAAATCAAATAGAGAATGTTGTTAGGCAAATGGATGTTCTTACTGCAAAAGAATATGATTCCTATTATGCCATGATTGTTGGAGACCAGTCATCTTCTTTCTGGAAGTCGGTTTATCAAAGTGCTAAGTCAGCTGGTGAGGAAGATAATACATTAGTAGAATTTATGGGAGACGAGCTAGCAAGTACATTTTCAAAAGAAGAACTTATGCAGATAGCAATAGCGTCCAAAGTTGATGGCATCTTTTTAGAAGCGGATGAAAGCGAAGCATTAACAACTCTGATTGATGAAGCAGTGATGCAAGGTATCCCGGTAATTACGGTATTAGGGGACAATACCGAAAGTAATCGACTTAGCTATGTTGGAGTAAATAATTATAATCTTGGAAAGATGTATGGTAAGCAAGTATTAGATATTGCTAATGGAGAGGAATGTAATGTCCTTGTATTAATGTCAAATAATACAGAGGACTGGGGACAAAACATACTATATGCTAGTATTTATGAGACATTGAAGACTGTAACAAATGCAGATAATTTTATTCATATGAGATCGATTAAGATAGAGGAAGAAAGCACTTTTGCAGCGGAAGAATCCATTCGAGATATCTTTGTAAAAGAAGGGAGTATACCGGATATACTGATTTGCCTGAATGAATTAAATACAACATGCGCTTATCAGGCAGTTGTAGATTACAACAAGGTGGGTGAAGTTAATATCTTAGGGTATTATGATTCGGATGTCATTATAAAAGCAGTAGAAAGAAATGTTATCTACTCTACAATAAAAGTGAATACGGAGCAAATCGGACGCTACCTAATCGAGGCTATGAAAGAATATCAGATGACTGGACATGCTAATGAATATTATACAGTAGATACCGCATTAATTACCTCAGATAATTTGAAAGAATTTACTTTAGGAGGGAAAGATGGGAAGAAAGAATGA
- the chvE gene encoding multiple monosaccharide ABC transporter substrate-binding protein, translating to MKRMLCLLLSLMMVVSLAGCGSKATSGKGSDKLVGVAMPTKDLQRWNQDGSNMEKQLKDAGYEVDLQYASNDVQTQVSQIENMISNGCKLLVIASIEGDSLGTVLAQAKKKGISVIAYDRLIMNSDAVSYYATFDNYMVGTKQGEYIKEKLNLETAKGPFNLEIFTGDPGDNNARFFYGGAMDVLKPYVDGGVLVVKSGSVAFEKVATAGWSTETAQNRMDAIIASYYADGTKLDAVLCSNDSTALGVTNALTASYKGEWPIVTGQDCDIANVKNMLDGKQSMSIFKDTRTLASQVVKMVDAIMKGGEAPVNDTKSYDNGNGIVPSYLCEPVFADATNYKELLIDSGYYTEDQLK from the coding sequence ATGAAAAGAATGTTATGTTTACTTTTAAGTCTCATGATGGTTGTCTCACTTGCAGGTTGTGGTTCAAAGGCGACATCCGGAAAAGGATCTGACAAATTAGTTGGTGTTGCAATGCCAACAAAAGATTTGCAACGTTGGAATCAAGATGGCTCCAATATGGAAAAGCAATTAAAGGATGCTGGTTATGAAGTTGATTTACAATACGCAAGTAATGACGTCCAGACTCAGGTATCTCAGATAGAGAATATGATATCAAATGGCTGTAAGTTATTAGTTATTGCTTCGATTGAAGGAGATTCTTTAGGTACCGTACTTGCACAGGCAAAGAAGAAAGGTATCTCAGTTATTGCTTACGACCGTTTAATCATGAATTCTGACGCAGTTTCGTACTATGCAACTTTTGATAATTATATGGTTGGTACAAAGCAAGGAGAGTACATAAAAGAAAAATTAAATCTTGAAACAGCAAAAGGCCCATTCAATCTTGAGATTTTTACTGGTGATCCAGGTGATAATAATGCAAGATTCTTCTACGGCGGAGCTATGGATGTATTGAAACCATATGTTGATGGCGGTGTTCTTGTTGTAAAATCAGGTTCTGTTGCTTTTGAAAAAGTTGCTACTGCAGGCTGGAGTACTGAGACTGCACAAAATAGAATGGATGCAATTATCGCTTCCTATTATGCAGATGGTACGAAACTAGATGCAGTTCTTTGCTCAAACGATTCAACAGCACTTGGTGTAACCAATGCATTAACAGCTTCCTATAAAGGAGAATGGCCAATCGTTACTGGACAGGATTGTGATATTGCAAACGTTAAAAATATGCTTGATGGAAAACAGTCCATGTCAATCTTTAAAGATACTCGTACTTTAGCATCTCAGGTTGTTAAGATGGTAGATGCAATTATGAAGGGTGGAGAAGCTCCTGTCAATGATACTAAGAGTTATGATAATGGAAATGGTATCGTACCTTCCTATCTATGTGAACCAGTATTTGCAGACGCTACGAACTATAAAGAATTGCTAATTGACTCCGGTTACTATACAGAAGATCAGTTGAAATAA
- a CDS encoding sigma-70 family RNA polymerase sigma factor — protein sequence MSAKETREERCVQELLISNYKKYYRVAYSYCFNPNDAMDIVQESAYKAIKYSNSLKHIEYADTWICKIVINTAIKMINNKKNVIYELDESIPYEENFEQIYMKDLVSSLEEPERSIVMMRYFEDYKLEDISKVLDMNLSTVKSKLYRGLRKLKKELENKEDRSSVNE from the coding sequence ATGTCGGCAAAAGAAACAAGAGAAGAACGGTGTGTTCAGGAATTGTTGATTTCAAATTACAAAAAGTATTATCGGGTTGCTTATAGTTATTGTTTTAATCCGAACGATGCCATGGACATCGTTCAGGAGAGTGCATACAAGGCAATAAAATATAGCAATTCTTTAAAACATATAGAGTATGCAGATACATGGATATGTAAGATTGTAATCAATACAGCAATAAAAATGATTAATAATAAAAAAAACGTAATATATGAACTTGATGAATCTATCCCTTACGAGGAAAATTTCGAACAAATTTATATGAAAGATTTAGTCTCGAGTTTAGAGGAACCAGAAAGAAGCATTGTAATGATGCGCTATTTTGAAGATTATAAACTAGAGGATATTAGTAAGGTACTTGATATGAATTTAAGTACGGTTAAGTCAAAATTATATCGCGGACTTCGTAAACTTAAAAAAGAATTGGAAAACAAAGAAGATAGGAGTAGTGTGAATGAATAA
- a CDS encoding S8 family peptidase translates to MVDEIINEDYMDLIIPDALLENFKYATNKSYITDKYTLVNVPKETIDVCNLGEIYTFVPKILTTESTIVLDETGVTKYRYEPEYELYGTGVLIGIIDSGINYLHPAFRHNDNTTKIQAIWDQTLNKEATSGKDTEFSYGTIYTKDDINYALTQPNPLAIVPTDDELGHGTMIAGIAVGSEDEENEFSGVAPLSKIVVVKLKQAKNIIKDIFSVPNDKICYQESDIMKGIRFVFETAKRLDRPLVICIALGTNQGGNYTLGPLTDFLEFITLFPGLCSVISGGNEGNTGRHFSSNLTAQNSIIDILFQVGEKDKNFLLEIWPQFNQRVSLELISPSGEIKTNITLDLINILEHKFYMGKTFICINDIVSERRRGNQLILIRFENMQSGLWTIRYSNLDKFDTELNAFFPSGNLLSNDTYFIDSDSFTTITSPGNSITPITITSYNSIDGNISVFSSKGYSRDGEVKPDLAAPGENITAPFQNDSYVNTNGTGAAAAVVSGIVALIFEWSITKGNYTKLSGAEIKTLLIQGAQRDPNMEYPNKTWGYGKIDLVGFFDKLTI, encoded by the coding sequence ATGGTTGATGAAATTATAAATGAGGATTACATGGATTTGATTATACCGGATGCTCTCTTAGAGAATTTTAAGTATGCTACCAATAAGTCATACATTACCGATAAATATACTCTTGTCAATGTGCCTAAAGAGACCATTGATGTTTGTAACCTGGGAGAGATATATACTTTTGTACCAAAGATTTTAACCACGGAATCAACAATAGTATTAGATGAAACAGGAGTGACAAAGTATAGATATGAACCGGAATATGAACTTTATGGGACCGGGGTATTGATAGGAATCATTGATAGTGGAATTAACTATCTTCATCCTGCATTTCGTCATAATGATAATACAACTAAAATACAGGCAATCTGGGATCAAACCTTAAACAAGGAAGCTACCTCCGGAAAAGATACTGAATTCTCATATGGTACGATTTATACAAAAGACGATATAAATTATGCATTAACACAACCTAACCCTCTTGCTATAGTGCCAACAGATGATGAGTTAGGCCATGGAACTATGATTGCAGGTATTGCAGTTGGCAGTGAAGATGAGGAGAATGAATTTTCAGGAGTAGCACCCTTATCAAAAATAGTTGTGGTTAAGTTAAAACAAGCAAAAAACATAATAAAGGATATTTTTTCAGTTCCCAATGATAAAATTTGTTATCAAGAGTCAGATATAATGAAGGGAATAAGGTTCGTTTTTGAAACTGCGAAAAGATTGGATCGACCATTAGTTATATGTATTGCACTAGGAACTAATCAAGGTGGAAATTATACTTTAGGACCTTTAACTGACTTCCTAGAATTTATAACATTATTTCCTGGGCTTTGTTCCGTTATTTCTGGTGGTAATGAGGGAAACACAGGAAGACATTTTTCTAGTAATTTAACTGCCCAAAATAGTATCATTGATATTCTTTTTCAGGTTGGAGAAAAAGATAAGAACTTTTTACTTGAGATTTGGCCACAATTTAATCAGAGAGTTTCTCTTGAATTAATATCTCCTTCAGGAGAAATAAAGACAAACATAACGCTGGATTTAATAAACATTTTAGAGCATAAATTTTATATGGGTAAGACTTTTATTTGTATTAATGATATCGTATCCGAAAGAAGGAGAGGAAATCAACTAATTTTGATACGGTTTGAAAATATGCAAAGTGGTTTATGGACCATCCGCTATAGTAACCTTGATAAATTCGATACGGAATTAAATGCCTTTTTTCCATCAGGAAATCTTTTATCGAATGATACATATTTTATTGATTCAGATTCTTTTACAACGATAACATCTCCTGGAAATTCGATAACACCTATAACTATAACATCCTATAATAGTATTGATGGCAATATTTCTGTATTTTCTAGTAAAGGGTATTCAAGAGATGGAGAAGTAAAACCTGATTTAGCAGCACCTGGAGAAAATATTACCGCACCGTTTCAAAACGATAGTTATGTGAATACGAATGGTACTGGTGCAGCTGCAGCCGTTGTTTCAGGTATTGTTGCACTTATTTTTGAATGGTCAATTACGAAAGGAAATTATACTAAATTAAGCGGAGCAGAAATTAAAACCCTCTTGATTCAAGGTGCACAGCGCGATCCAAATATGGAATACCCAAATAAGACCTGGGGGTATGGTAAAATTGACTTAGTTGGTTTCTTTGATAAGTTGACAATATAA
- a CDS encoding ROK family protein — protein MKIGALEAGGTKMVCAIGDENGNIIERISIPTETPEITMPKIIEFFKAAKVEAIGVGCFGPVDLNRASAQYGYITSTPKLSWRNFDILGNLKRELNVPIGFDTDVNASALGEATYGITKGLDVSIYITIGTGVGVGVFINGQLLHGMLHPEAGHILLERHKEDTFGGSCPYHQNCFEGLASGPAIGKRYGKSANELSDCDEVWKLEAYYIAQALYNYTCMFSPNKIVLGGGVMHQKQLYPLIREEFKKIMNGYIDTKEVRDLENFIIAPSLNDNQGILGCLELANREMRLLL, from the coding sequence ATGAAGATTGGTGCACTAGAGGCAGGCGGTACAAAGATGGTATGCGCTATCGGAGATGAGAATGGCAATATAATAGAACGAATCAGTATTCCAACAGAAACCCCTGAAATTACAATGCCTAAAATTATTGAATTTTTTAAGGCCGCTAAAGTTGAAGCAATCGGTGTTGGATGCTTTGGCCCAGTAGATCTAAATAGAGCTTCTGCTCAGTACGGTTATATTACTTCCACTCCGAAGTTATCTTGGAGAAACTTCGATATCTTAGGAAATTTGAAACGGGAACTTAATGTACCTATAGGTTTCGACACAGACGTTAATGCGTCTGCTTTAGGGGAAGCTACATATGGAATCACAAAAGGATTAGATGTAAGTATCTATATAACGATTGGAACTGGAGTAGGGGTTGGAGTCTTTATCAATGGACAATTACTACATGGAATGTTACATCCGGAAGCTGGTCATATCCTCTTAGAAAGACATAAAGAGGATACATTTGGTGGAAGTTGCCCTTATCATCAAAATTGTTTCGAAGGGCTGGCGTCAGGACCAGCAATCGGAAAACGTTATGGAAAGAGTGCAAATGAGTTAAGTGATTGCGATGAAGTATGGAAGCTAGAAGCTTACTATATAGCTCAGGCACTTTATAACTATACCTGTATGTTTTCTCCAAATAAGATAGTCTTAGGTGGAGGAGTAATGCATCAAAAACAACTTTATCCGCTTATCAGGGAAGAATTCAAGAAAATAATGAACGGTTATATTGATACTAAGGAAGTACGAGATCTAGAAAATTTTATAATTGCCCCAAGTTTAAATGATAACCAAGGTATCTTAGGATGTCTGGAATTAGCAAATAGAGAAATGCGTTTATTATTATAA